The following proteins are encoded in a genomic region of Arachis ipaensis cultivar K30076 chromosome B02, Araip1.1, whole genome shotgun sequence:
- the LOC107625295 gene encoding pentatricopeptide repeat-containing protein At5g04810, chloroplastic isoform X2 (The sequence of the model RefSeq protein was modified relative to this genomic sequence to represent the inferred CDS: added 130 bases not found in genome assembly) has translation MPYTIMEAFSLSTSHFVPPPFSSSTLLAGNYHPSSAISFSVKPPPDSNNSATSISGNFRRPSKPLKTSKPSSNHKSPSNSNPLKNKNPFSTPSRSLTDKLWLTSKLSPPPPPPPPPPPPPDDEEQVEDSEMEEDCRESHDSPATAGTPFREPGKIFIGNLPGWVKKQEIAEFFRQFGAIKSVILIKGHNDTERNAGFAFVNYEGVVEKAENSAMKAVEFDGVEFHGRVLTVKLDDGRRMRDKTRERARWLEGSDDKDYRSEWHEDRDGSRKEFRKVLETEPENWQAVVRAFERIKKPARKEYGLMVKFYARRGDMHHARQTFESMRARGIEPSSHVYSSLIHAYAVGRDMEEALLCVRKMKEEGIEMSLVTYSIIVGGFAKVGNADAADHWFKEAKERLSSLNAIIYGNIIYAHCQSGNMDRAEDFVREMEEQGIDARIDIYHTMMDGYTMVGNEKKCLVVFDRLKIGKVSKALEISKMMKMAGIKHNMKTYSMLINGFLKLKDWANAFAVFEDLTKDGLKPDVVLYNNIVKAFCGMGNMDRAITIIKQMQRERHRPTTRTFLPIIHGFARAGEMRRALEIFDMMRRSGCIPTVHTYNALILGLVEKRQMEKAIGILDEMNLAGVNPNEHTYTTLMHGYASLGDTEKAFQYFTKLKNEGLEIDVYTYEALLKACCKSGRMQSALAVTKEMSAKKIPRNTFVYNILIDGWARRGDVWEAADLIQQMRDEGVQPDIHTYTSFINACCKAGDVQKATQVVQEMETSGIKPNLKTYTTLIHGWARASFPEKALRCFEEMKMAGLKPDKAVYHCLMTSLLSRATFAQEYIYKGLLSICREMIESEITVDMGTAVHWSRCLRKIERTGGELTEALEKTFPPDWTSHHVLDINCGTKTAEPESFDDSHDDDSGADDNIYYANEVDSDEDTDNDYDC, from the exons ATGCCATATACGATAATGGAAGCTTTCTCACTCTCCACCTCACACTTCGTTCCTCCTCCCTTCTCCTCCTCCACCCTTCTCGCCGGCAACTACCACCCTTCCTCCGCTATATCCTTCTCCGTCAAACCCCCGCCGGACTCAAACAATTCTGCTACTTCAATCTCCGGCAACTTCCGCCGCCCTTCCAAACCCCTTAAAACATCCAAACCTTCCTCAAACCATAAATCCCCATCAAATTCAAACCCTCTCAAGAACAAGAACCCCTTCAGTACCCCCTCCCGTTCCCTTACAGACAAGCTCTGGCTAACAAGCAAACTCTCTCCTCCTCCACCTCCTCCTCCGCCCCCTCCTCCGCCGCCCGACGATGAAGAACAAGTCGAGGACTCGGAAATGGAGGAGGATTGCAGAGAAAGTCATGACTCGCCTGCCACGGCGGGGACTCCGTTTCGGGAGCCGGGGAAAATTTTCATCGGGAACTTGCCCGGTTGGGTCAAGAAACAAGAAATTGCGGAGTTTTTTCGGCAATTCGGGGCGATAAAGAGCGTGATATTGATCAAGGGTCACAACGACACGGAGCGGAATGCGGGATTTGCGTTTGTGAATTATGAGGGCGTGGTAGAGAAGGCTGAGAATTCGGCGATGAAAGCAGTGGAATTCGATGGTGTGGAGTTCCACGGGAGGGTCTTGACGGTGAAATTGGATGATGGGAGGAGGATGAGGGACAAGACTCGAGAGAGGGCGAGATGGTTGGAAGGGAGTGATGATAAGGATTATCGGTCCGAGTGGCACGAAGACAGGGACGGCTCGAGGAAGGAGTTCAGGAAGGTTCTGGAGACCGAGCCGGAGAATTGGCAGGCGGTTGTTCGGGCTTTCGAGAGAATCAAGAAG CCAGCTAGAAAAGAATATGGCTTGATGGTTAAATTTTATGCGAGGCGAGGGGACATGCATCATGCACGTCAAACATTTGAGAGTATGCGAGCCAGAGGAATTGAACCATCTTCTCATGTATATAGTAG TCTTATTCATGCATATGCAGTTGGAAGAGACATGGAAGAGGCTTTACTTTGTGTAAGAAAGATGAAGGAAGAGGGCATTGAAATGAGCTTAGTGACATACAGTATAATTGTGGGGGGATTTGCTAAAGTAGGCAATGCTGA TGCTGCAGATCACTGGTTTAAGGAGGCCAAAGAGAGGCTTTCATCTTTAAATGCCATCATTTATGGGAACATAATTTATGCACACTG TCAAAGTGGCAATATGGATCGAGCTGAAGACTTCGTGAGGGAAATGGAAGAACAGGGCATTGATGCTCGCATCGACATATATCATACCATGATGGATGGGTATACAATGGTTGGCAATGAAAAAAAATGCTTGGTCGTGTTTGACAGACTAAAG atagGAAAAGTTTCTAAAGCATTGGAGATTAGCAAAATGATGAAAATGGCTGGCATAAAACATAACATGAAGACGTACTCTATGCTGATCAATGGATTCTTGAAGTTAAAAGATTGGGCTAATGCATTTGCTGTTTTCGAAGACCTTACTAAAGATGGTTTGAAACCTGATGTTGTTTTGTATAACAACATTGTAAAAGCCTTTTGTGGGATGGGTAATATGGATCGTGCCATTACTATCATTAAGCAAATGCAAAGGGAGAGGCATAGACCAACAACCCGCACATTTTTACCCATTATACATGGCTTTGCAAGAGCCGGGGAGATGAGGAGAGCCCTGGAGATTTTCGATATGATGAGGAGGAGTGGCTGCATCCCCACTGTACACACTTATAATGCTCTTATTCTTGGCCTTGTTGAGAAGCGTCAG ATGGAAAAGGCTATAGGGATATTGGATGAAATGAATTTGGCAGGCGTTAACCCAAATGAGCATACCTATACAACTCTTATGCATGGTTATGCTTCACTGGGTGATACTGAAAAGGCCTTTCAGTACTTCACAAAATTGAAGAATGAGGGCTTGGAGATTGATGTATATACTTATGAGGCATTGTTGAAGGCATGTTGTAAGTCAGGCCGAATGCAGAGTGCCCTAGCAGTCACAAAAGAAATGAGTGCAAAGAAGATTCCTAGAAATACTTTTGTCTATAACATACTAATTGATGG ATGGGCTCGGAGAGGCGATGTTTGGGAGGCAGCAGACCTGATACAACAAATGAGAGATGAAGGAGTGCAACCTGACATCCATACTTACACATCTTTTATAAATGCTTGCTGTAAAGCTGGTGATGTGCAG AAAGCCACACAGGTTGTTCAAGAAATGGAAACATCTGGCATAAAACCAAATCTCAAAACCTACACTACCCTAATACATGGATGGGCACGTGCCTCTTTCCCCGAAAAGGCTTTGAGATGCTTTGAAGAGATGAAGATGGCCGGATTGAAGCCAGACAAAGCAGTGTACCATTGTCTTATGACATCACTGCTATCGAGAGCCACCTTTGCTCAAGAATACATTTACAAGGGACTCTTGTCTATATGTAGAGAGATGATAGAGTCGGAGATAACCGTAGATATGGGAACTGCAGTCCACTGGTCGAGATGTTTACGAAAGATTGAGAGGACAGGAGGGGAATTAACAGAGGCCCTTGAAAAGACCTTCCCTCCAGATTGGACCTCCCATCATGTTCTTGATATCAATTG
- the LOC107625295 gene encoding pentatricopeptide repeat-containing protein At5g04810, chloroplastic isoform X1 (The sequence of the model RefSeq protein was modified relative to this genomic sequence to represent the inferred CDS: added 130 bases not found in genome assembly), which yields MPYTIMEAFSLSTSHFVPPPFSSSTLLAGNYHPSSAISFSVKPPPDSNNSATSISGNFRRPSKPLKTSKPSSNHKSPSNSNPLKNKNPFSTPSRSLTDKLWLTSKLSPPPPPPPPPPPPPDDEEQVEDSEMEEDCRESHDSPATAGTPFREPGKIFIGNLPGWVKKQEIAEFFRQFGAIKSVILIKGHNDTERNAGFAFVNYEGVVEKAENSAMKAVEFDGVEFHGRVLTVKLDDGRRMRDKTRERARWLEGSDDKDYRSEWHEDRDGSRKEFRKVLETEPENWQAVVRAFERIKKPARKEYGLMVKFYARRGDMHHARQTFESMRARGIEPSSHVYSSLIHAYAVGRDMEEALLCVRKMKEEGIEMSLVTYSIIVGGFAKVGNADAADHWFKEAKERLSSLNAIIYGNIIYAHCQSGNMDRAEDFVREMEEQGIDARIDIYHTMMDGYTMVGNEKKCLVVFDRLKECGFSPSVITFGCLINLYTKIGKVSKALEISKMMKMAGIKHNMKTYSMLINGFLKLKDWANAFAVFEDLTKDGLKPDVVLYNNIVKAFCGMGNMDRAITIIKQMQRERHRPTTRTFLPIIHGFARAGEMRRALEIFDMMRRSGCIPTVHTYNALILGLVEKRQMEKAIGILDEMNLAGVNPNEHTYTTLMHGYASLGDTEKAFQYFTKLKNEGLEIDVYTYEALLKACCKSGRMQSALAVTKEMSAKKIPRNTFVYNILIDGWARRGDVWEAADLIQQMRDEGVQPDIHTYTSFINACCKAGDVQKATQVVQEMETSGIKPNLKTYTTLIHGWARASFPEKALRCFEEMKMAGLKPDKAVYHCLMTSLLSRATFAQEYIYKGLLSICREMIESEITVDMGTAVHWSRCLRKIERTGGELTEALEKTFPPDWTSHHVLDINCGTKTAEPESFDDSHDDDSGADDNIYYANEVDSDEDTDNDYDC from the exons ATGCCATATACGATAATGGAAGCTTTCTCACTCTCCACCTCACACTTCGTTCCTCCTCCCTTCTCCTCCTCCACCCTTCTCGCCGGCAACTACCACCCTTCCTCCGCTATATCCTTCTCCGTCAAACCCCCGCCGGACTCAAACAATTCTGCTACTTCAATCTCCGGCAACTTCCGCCGCCCTTCCAAACCCCTTAAAACATCCAAACCTTCCTCAAACCATAAATCCCCATCAAATTCAAACCCTCTCAAGAACAAGAACCCCTTCAGTACCCCCTCCCGTTCCCTTACAGACAAGCTCTGGCTAACAAGCAAACTCTCTCCTCCTCCACCTCCTCCTCCGCCCCCTCCTCCGCCGCCCGACGATGAAGAACAAGTCGAGGACTCGGAAATGGAGGAGGATTGCAGAGAAAGTCATGACTCGCCTGCCACGGCGGGGACTCCGTTTCGGGAGCCGGGGAAAATTTTCATCGGGAACTTGCCCGGTTGGGTCAAGAAACAAGAAATTGCGGAGTTTTTTCGGCAATTCGGGGCGATAAAGAGCGTGATATTGATCAAGGGTCACAACGACACGGAGCGGAATGCGGGATTTGCGTTTGTGAATTATGAGGGCGTGGTAGAGAAGGCTGAGAATTCGGCGATGAAAGCAGTGGAATTCGATGGTGTGGAGTTCCACGGGAGGGTCTTGACGGTGAAATTGGATGATGGGAGGAGGATGAGGGACAAGACTCGAGAGAGGGCGAGATGGTTGGAAGGGAGTGATGATAAGGATTATCGGTCCGAGTGGCACGAAGACAGGGACGGCTCGAGGAAGGAGTTCAGGAAGGTTCTGGAGACCGAGCCGGAGAATTGGCAGGCGGTTGTTCGGGCTTTCGAGAGAATCAAGAAG CCAGCTAGAAAAGAATATGGCTTGATGGTTAAATTTTATGCGAGGCGAGGGGACATGCATCATGCACGTCAAACATTTGAGAGTATGCGAGCCAGAGGAATTGAACCATCTTCTCATGTATATAGTAG TCTTATTCATGCATATGCAGTTGGAAGAGACATGGAAGAGGCTTTACTTTGTGTAAGAAAGATGAAGGAAGAGGGCATTGAAATGAGCTTAGTGACATACAGTATAATTGTGGGGGGATTTGCTAAAGTAGGCAATGCTGA TGCTGCAGATCACTGGTTTAAGGAGGCCAAAGAGAGGCTTTCATCTTTAAATGCCATCATTTATGGGAACATAATTTATGCACACTG TCAAAGTGGCAATATGGATCGAGCTGAAGACTTCGTGAGGGAAATGGAAGAACAGGGCATTGATGCTCGCATCGACATATATCATACCATGATGGATGGGTATACAATGGTTGGCAATGAAAAAAAATGCTTGGTCGTGTTTGACAGACTAAAG GAATGTGGTTTCTCTCCCTCAGTTATCACCTTTGGCTGTCTCATAAATCTTTACACCAAG atagGAAAAGTTTCTAAAGCATTGGAGATTAGCAAAATGATGAAAATGGCTGGCATAAAACATAACATGAAGACGTACTCTATGCTGATCAATGGATTCTTGAAGTTAAAAGATTGGGCTAATGCATTTGCTGTTTTCGAAGACCTTACTAAAGATGGTTTGAAACCTGATGTTGTTTTGTATAACAACATTGTAAAAGCCTTTTGTGGGATGGGTAATATGGATCGTGCCATTACTATCATTAAGCAAATGCAAAGGGAGAGGCATAGACCAACAACCCGCACATTTTTACCCATTATACATGGCTTTGCAAGAGCCGGGGAGATGAGGAGAGCCCTGGAGATTTTCGATATGATGAGGAGGAGTGGCTGCATCCCCACTGTACACACTTATAATGCTCTTATTCTTGGCCTTGTTGAGAAGCGTCAG ATGGAAAAGGCTATAGGGATATTGGATGAAATGAATTTGGCAGGCGTTAACCCAAATGAGCATACCTATACAACTCTTATGCATGGTTATGCTTCACTGGGTGATACTGAAAAGGCCTTTCAGTACTTCACAAAATTGAAGAATGAGGGCTTGGAGATTGATGTATATACTTATGAGGCATTGTTGAAGGCATGTTGTAAGTCAGGCCGAATGCAGAGTGCCCTAGCAGTCACAAAAGAAATGAGTGCAAAGAAGATTCCTAGAAATACTTTTGTCTATAACATACTAATTGATGG ATGGGCTCGGAGAGGCGATGTTTGGGAGGCAGCAGACCTGATACAACAAATGAGAGATGAAGGAGTGCAACCTGACATCCATACTTACACATCTTTTATAAATGCTTGCTGTAAAGCTGGTGATGTGCAG AAAGCCACACAGGTTGTTCAAGAAATGGAAACATCTGGCATAAAACCAAATCTCAAAACCTACACTACCCTAATACATGGATGGGCACGTGCCTCTTTCCCCGAAAAGGCTTTGAGATGCTTTGAAGAGATGAAGATGGCCGGATTGAAGCCAGACAAAGCAGTGTACCATTGTCTTATGACATCACTGCTATCGAGAGCCACCTTTGCTCAAGAATACATTTACAAGGGACTCTTGTCTATATGTAGAGAGATGATAGAGTCGGAGATAACCGTAGATATGGGAACTGCAGTCCACTGGTCGAGATGTTTACGAAAGATTGAGAGGACAGGAGGGGAATTAACAGAGGCCCTTGAAAAGACCTTCCCTCCAGATTGGACCTCCCATCATGTTCTTGATATCAATTG